The Manduca sexta isolate Smith_Timp_Sample1 chromosome 3, JHU_Msex_v1.0, whole genome shotgun sequence DNA window GCCCTATACAAAAATTATCGCCTGAGAAGAGGTACCCCAAAACGTGTGACGTAGTAACCGCCGCGGCGCGAGCCCTAAAACcgcgttcgaaattcaaaaaaatagtCTCTGGCTAGCGGAGTCTCGAACGTGTGTTGAGCAAGCCGGCGAGGGCAAGACTGAAATGTGGGCTGAAAACAGGGGCTGATCCGAGTGGGTGTGTAGACAGAGACAGCGTATCGTCCACCCTGAACGTGCGAGAGGGACAGACTTTAGCCCAAGGGGAGAGCTCACGTACTCAGATGTCAGGAAGAATTTGTAGGCGAGCGTAATTGTTCTTTTGATTGAGGTTTTCcgaatttaataattgaatGTCTTTACGTCATATTGATGTTACAAATTGGCTCAACCAATTACCCAATATCAGGGATTGCGGACTAATTTCAAATACACATAGAATTTTTTACAggaaaaaaagaatcataattGTAACTTGAAAAAATCACAAATCTTTGGTAAATACTAAATGGTATGACAAAAGAGATCCTTTCAGTTATAACACATTTTTAGCAGCTTTAGATCTTAtgctataaatttaaaaaaatcagaagcCCTTGGGAAAAGCAAAATGGTATGCCAAAAGAGATCCTTTCAATCATAACCTACATTTTAGCAGCTATTTTAGATCTCATGTAGCCTAGCCAGTCGGACACAATTTCAGACTCCGACCTGCAcaggcgaagggtgaaattttctaaaagggaactcgacacaacatataggtactaatatgcatgaatgcgattTATAAATCATTCTAAAGATAATTACATGCTACATACATTTTTGAAGGTTATAATGGACCCTTGACTATTGCCGGGCtatattgcattaaaaattTCAAGATCACTTTACCTGAGAATCGAATCTGTGACTTTAGTGTTGTCGTATCACTATATAGTATAagacaaagtcgctttctctgtccctatgtgtgcttaaatctttaaaactacgcaacggattttgatgcggtttttttaatagatagagtgattgcacccgtgcgaagccggggcgggtcgctagtagcACATAAAATACTACTCTGCCGAGTTAGACCGGGGAAACCAATAACTGTTCCACCCACTCCGCAGTGGTGGTAGCGATGAAGCTTTATCTTTAAGGAATTTCGATGTATTGTCTTCCATGCGAAGAAAATTGAAAAAGTACATTATAGTGGTACTTaccaaatattgttttgtataactGAAATCTTCCTAATAGTAAAGGACAGATCTAGCGAGACCACTTGATGGTAGGGACGTAATatcgaattaaaatattttcagatttcatcgcggatttttatattataattttgtctcgtcgtttcgaagacttcagccttcatggtctgGGTGGGACTGAGGTgtaaatacctacattttacaaccaACAACAATTTTGagtctacctacattttacaattatacaaaataaaaggaaaaaaaatgataaaattctaaatagttttatttcgatgacatttgcataaacataagaaatcattaagatcAACAGGAAAATTATTATCGACTTCTGAAGATTATTTTGGAGGTGCGGGCAtgtatgataagtcaaggtacatgagaatatttaactattacttaaataaagtcgcttataactaaagacaatttatattggacgAGAGTCTTGGACAAACAGTTTGTAAGTAGTATAACCTGTATTGTCGCATATCCCGGAGGGGGAGAGCTACCTAGAAAATAGCAGACCTCGCCCTCCGACAACCCACTTGCAAAACACAGGAACTATAacaaaacacatcacgcatttatacccGAAAAAGTTTGCataggtgcaaccagggcacattTCGCTAAGTGCGTTCGCTAgtgatgtgatagcgggcgatcctatcgccatatcgggcacaaattcctgactccgggctgatactgagcagaaaacctaaatattacgttgtccgatccgggattcgaacccaggacctcagagcgctgccgtatcgcgcatgcagtacaactacgattcagcgattcattgaaataaaaattcgtaaacttttttggtattaaaaaaactagactGCAAAATCTCGTCAATATAATCAgaaaatgtattgaattttcTTAAAGGTGCTCTCGGGGCACGTTCTTTTGTaagtaaaaatgaatatatttttgacatttacaTCGAGTTGAATAAGTCAATGCAACTTTACGTGACTTTAATGCTGATAAAAAAGCAATTCTGTTAAAAAcaagttgtattttatttattgctttaaatgacgagatgagcttgccattcgtctgatgataaacgatacgaccgcccataaacagttgaaacaccatccaacaccttgaataacaaagtattgtttggtattccactgcgctcgccatcctgactaatgagatgttaagttttattatgtccagtagttacactggctacaatggtcagaaccagaacacaacagtaattatacactgctgctcggtggcagaaatagacattgcggtggtacctattcggcggactttcacatatgagagacctgcaaccagtatttcttttttaatataaaggtCGACTGCTGTTGCTTAACAACCTGACggaatcattttaattatcgtCTTCTATTATTttaggtatatatatttatatgtattttatatattaatatttgtgtttatgtatttatattgtacacCGAATGCTGGCCCATgtacggggggacatttgtcgcggacCTAGAcacacagtccagtgtgtatacctcatgttcgtaactacacattgagacCTATGCGGGTTCGCCAGCATTTCCTGACCTTCTCCcttccgcccatcctaagaaggttccttttccttcccccagATTTCCCTTCCCCACTATCCTCTCCTAACTTTCTTCAGATCCCTGCAGTAGCTATGccgagggattccagtatctcatACGCAATTTTCCCCCAGTGTTGACGATGGGCAGAGGCGGCTCGACCTCATGTGCCACCCGCGTGCAAGAAATTCCTTGGCGTCCCCTAGGAgacaatgtaatctttaataaatttgataatattaaatcaaaaataattgtatgaatAAGTAAAGCCGCCTCTGACTATGGGGTTTGATAATAGGTTCCCCTGATTTCCGATAGTAAAAAAAACGTAGACAACTACATACATAGATGCGTTTAGTATCTTATAATTAACAGTTTTGCTTGGCATTGTTTATGGGCCACCTAGCCTACTATCAAGTAAGCCAGTTCGCTAGTATGTGCTTAACTCAATAAGTTGGTCTACTCATTCCAATTACATGGACTTGGAATGTAGGTACTTTCATGTTGCAAAGAACTGCTTAGTGAATTCAATTTGTTcttattgatttgttttatataaatctcaTAAGCCAGTTACTTGGAGTGGTACTAGATGCATGTAGGAAGGCCGCGTGGGGGACAACTCACGATCTTATAAAGTTTATAGGCCAAACGGTCTTGTCATTTACCAGGAAAAGTCATAGTGTATTTTGTGGAAAATATATCTTGATGTTCGttacaattagattttttatacggGTATGATAAAATAAGCCCTTTGtatgtgatggtaagtgaagtaagGTTTATAGTGTCGAccgatgagagatgattatcctcgCCAGTCGAagtaattatgccggcctgtttgacaTCTTATAtgcaggctgattccggaacgcgatacacttacgtgggctactatggttTGAcattttgtgtacggtggtagctatAACGtcgaaaacaaatataataccaCCAGAAAAAAGAATTATCTATACATGTCTTGTAATTAGTAATATGTAGCTATAAAATTAGCCAAATAATAAACCTTTACTTTCAGTCATAACTTATCATTCTTAATCCTTAGAAAGACATTCCATTCACTCCATTCACACTTCCATTCACTCTTAGTGAACAGCGGGAAATCATTCATTCGGATTTCATTCACTCATAAATCGAGTATTGGAGAAAGTTTTGCAACAAGGAAACAAAGCGATTTAAGAAAAAGTGCACTGATTAGCTGTTCGCAGCGCATTTATTGAGTTAATTCCTTCATTAGTTTAGAGTAAAGCGGCTAACCTAGCGATATATTAGAAGCAAAGCTTGTgtgataaacaatataaaaacaaaatgacaataagtcttacttataaacttgttttagcgttaagagttggttaagaattgcttcaatagctgtcaaaaacatcaccaatttcctagtttaaactttattaagaggcaagatggccggttttgacttacagctgatagagtaaatttgtgttttaactaagcatagctttgcgaaattttataagtaagactataaACGTAGAACGAGTACAATTCTTTAAAGTACAGTTGACTACTGATTTGTTGTTTTATCACGAAACCACGGTGCAAACGAAAAACAAACGTGAtgtatacaacaaaaaagtattaagtCGTTCAATCGTAGAATATATACTCTCGACTTGTAACTTCAAAGGGAGAGGGCACCCAGAGGCGCAACTACACCAATTTTTGCCGTGATCCATGGTGTGATGGAAGCGAGCCTATTTCCATGACGGGCATAAATTCTTCACTGAGTTGATACTGCCAGAAAAACTCATCATCTCTACGCGACCCAGCATTATAGTCATATCGTAATACAAAGCTGCCGAGGCAGACATGAtcgtaaatattacaaatacaatagTTAATTTGAGTACTACTACTTTataacgtgagtaaaaccgtgttgttttcgactaagttaatttgaacttgcaaaatgttatacattatttagattccgtcaatattaattcgaccaccagttcggaaagtagTTCTTACCACACAATAATGGGTGAGAGTCTCGAGTGTTGTTCTTTTCAAAGTATAAACTAAAGTGCATAAGTCAgagaaaaaataagtttatttattattgtttagagctGTTCATTGATATACTCGCAGCAtacgtaacaaataaatataaaatactcaaaccagtgcacaaccctctcaggaaccacattttattttgatcGCTGGAACGTGATACCAGAACGAGCTTACTAATTTCTTCACTAATCATTTTGTCAAAACAAAATGTCCAGGCGGCTCGATAACCAATAACAAGAGAAATACCCGACGTCGGTGCGCGAATTATTCCAAATATGGTGGAATTTATCTTCGTGCCCGCAAACGGTTCGCCATAACTCGATTGGCTGGGATAACAATTTAGCTTGTCAAGTTGGGCGGCTACACGGGCTTTTGGTGATGTGACTTTAAATGTGGGTAGTATCcatctataattataatgcGAAAGTAACTATGTTTGTCTGTTACGGCTTAACCACTGAAACAATGATAAAATTTGgaatggaaatagtttaaaatcCTGAGAAGGACATAGTGGTTGGATCCGTCCATAGTTATATTGCGAAAGTAACgttgtttctttgtttgttacGGCTCAACCACTGAAtcaatttcgatgaaatttggcgtgGAGATGATTTGAAATTCTGGAGAGGATATAATAGTATGACCTTCCCAAGACAAAAGTATtcacttttatccccgaaaaatatgtagcgggaccTTTATCCCGATTTTTTTTGTAAGCAAGCAAAACCAGTGtattactggatataataagacttaacatctcaagtctcaggattgcgagcgcggtggaataccaaacaatactttgtaacttaacgtgttggatggtgtttttactgtttatggatggtcgtatcgcttactatcaggagaacggcaagctcgtctcgtcattaaaatcaataaaaaagaaaaccctAGGGACTACACGAAAGTCTATAACTATTGAGTGTTTGTTACGAAACTAAGAAACGGCTAAGATAAAATTTGGGACACTATCCATAACCTGGATTGACATAGACAgttttttatcttggaaaagtTTATCTCTTAATCCAAGAAAGGTCATGCAAGTAGACGGAGCCGCAAACAACAGCTACTGCAAGTTGTaagataatatttcattaactaGTTACGTAAGGTATTTTAATACCAAAACACATGCCGTTATGGGCGAAAATCATAgagcatgaaaatatttactagaaATTCCAAGCTCGAACCAAATAcctgatttaataatttatttcataactagcttccgcccgcagcttcgcccgcgtggatttcggacttcaaaaatggaggaggtgctcaatttgtcgggatgtttttttaatgtatggtggtatgcaggtggtccgattgtccggtcagggtctgatggtgggatcctggtgaaatcgaacgAAGCATacagcatgattcagtattcacgcgtgatggcttattattagcgtatttcatgtataactttggtgtttctataccgatttctatgattcttttttatggaatatttaataatgttaacttttttaattagggatgactaagagtgttataaacgtaagagtagacaaatataatgagaatgcttcgaacttctaagctatcgggagttacacgtgtcattatGAGTTGTTAGCGACACGACGACTTCGCGGCCGCCGTGACACTGAGGCCCGTCGACGACGCTGCCTAAGGAGCGACGTTACGGGACGGCGGACGTAGCGGGACTGaagcccgcgcgccgcacgctcagcgagcgacccgtcaacgccgcatccagaggagcaacgtcgcgggacggcggtcgccgcgcgactgaggcgcgcactgcacgcgctcgacgagggacccggcgccggcgcatcgtGGAACGACGCCCCGCCCACCAGAACCCTACGGCCAATCAGAGCGACGGACGCGCCAACGAGGGAAAAACGGCGGGCCAATGGCCGAAAAGTGCGTAGGAGGCACACCCGTGCGTTATAGTGCCTCCTAAACTAGTATATAAGTCGGGCGATTGTATGCGTAGTTTGTAGTTCGAGGCAGAATAATAAATTGGTACGAGATAAGCAGATTCGaaataaaccagtgaacaaATCCGTGGAAGTTTCAATACAGTCCCCAACATTTCCTGGTCCTTCGAGTGCCGGATTTGTTTGTGGTTGACTCGCGTTCGCGAATAGTAGGAAGGCAAACCGAACGTGCCTAGCGTACGCGTGTTACCGTCGCGAATCTTTGTGCACAGCGATATTGTGCGCAGCGCGAATCTCGTGCCCGGGGCACTGAGCGAAAGTGCAGTGATTGTGCATAACGTGACTGGAGTGAGTGAGCTCTGTGAAGTGTAGTGTGAGCCTAGTTTGTCTTTATCGCACGCTCTGCGATACGGTTACGTCCAACACCGCTGTCTACCGAACGCGATGGTGGTGACGAGAAGCCAGGGCGACGCAGCCGACGTAGAGGAACAGAGGCGATCCCGTGAACGGCAAGAGTCTGACCGCCGTCGGGAGGAAAGACAAATAAGTCTAGAGAGACTAAGGCGCATATCACAAGAGCCGCCTGCCTCACCTCAGACCGAGCAAGCCACGTCAGTGGAATAATGTGTACGCCTTCGACGTCTACGGCGCGCATTATGTCGGAAACGGTGACAAAGGTGACGGCAAAGGATCAGCCACGTGTAAGATCGCCCGCACAGTCCGTTCGATCTACCGCCAGCGTAACAACAAGGTTGCGTTTGGCCGAACTGGAGGCTGCAGAAAAGATGGCAGCTATCAAGAGAAAAGAGCTCGAATTGGAGGCCGAGCTTGTAAAGAAGAAACTCGCTTTGGACGTGTCCGCCATTCAAGACGACGCAGAAAGCGTGCAAGGCGAACAACCCGAAGTAGATGTCAATGAATGGCTAAGGAAGAATCCACTTAGCTCTCGAGGAGAGACCGGTGAGTCAAGGGAGGAGCCGAGAACGCTGCGCTTCGACCTACCACGAGCGAGATCACCGACGCCTCCGAGAGCCCCGAGCGACATGGAGAAATTGGCAGTCGCACTCGAAAGAATGGCGAGACCTCGGGTGAGACAAGTAGATTTACCAACATTTTCCGGCGCAGTGAACGAGTGGCTTCCTTTTAAAGCCGCCATGCAAGACACTACGAAATTGTACAACGTGTCTGCCGCTGAGAACATTCAGCGACTAAGAAGCGCGCTGAAAGGAGAGGCGCGTGATGTCGTGGCCGCACTTTTGCATACGGCCACAGACCCGAGCACTATTATGAAGACATTGGAACAGTGCTTCGGACGGCCAGAAGTGATTATTGATCGTGCCTTGGACGAGTTAAGAAAGACGTCCAAGCCCGGCTCAACGGCGACGGAACTCAACAACTTCGCGATCaagattcaaaatgttatatgtgtGTTGCGGAGTATGGATCGCTGTGAGTACCTCTATAATCCACTTTTGACTCGTGAAGTGTTAGAAAAGTTGAGCCCGCACATACGATCACGATGGTGTGATTACGCCTATGAAAATGAAGGAACGGCTGACCCAGAGATCGTCGTATTGTCTCGCTTCCTTATGCGAGAAGCGGACAGAGCGTTGAAATATACGTACGCTCCGTCTGCGGGAACGAGCAGCGCGGCGAAAAGAGAACTCAGACCGGCCATCGCGATCAAGAGAAAGGCGAGCAACGTATACACACTTGAACAAGAAGAAAAACAAGAGTGTCCGGCATGCAGCGAGGCGCATGTGTTAACGCAGTGCCCTAAGTACAAAGCACTTAGCGTCGAACAGCGATGGAACCTGATCAAAGAAAAGAAGCTGTGTTTTAAGTGTGCGAACAGTACTCATCGGCGCATAACATGCAAAGCCAAGCTGTGCGGTGTGGAACAGTGTCGTCGTCCGCATCACTCATCGCTGCATCAAGCGGAAAAGAAACCGGAAAACACAGAGGTACGTGACAAGGAACAAGTATTGTCAGTGACGCCGAAAACGAACGTCGGCGCACGCACCGTGCTTCTGAAGATGTGCCCGGTCGTAGTCGCCGGTCCACGGGGGGAGGTGAGAACGCACGCTCTCCTCGACGAAGGTGCCACGGTGACATTGATGGATGAAGATCTCGCCGAGAAGATAGGTGCAGACGGCCCTACACAAGCACTGCACCTAAGCGGCGTTAACATGGCTCAAAAGGAAAAAGCCAGCAAGTTGGTGACGGTGCGAATTAGAGGTGTGACAGAAGACGAGCCACACTCAATACGAGCAAGAACAATAAAGCACCTGAAACTGCACCAACAGACCATTCCGGCAGTGCTTATGAAGTTGAAGCATTTAAGGGACCTGCCGGAAGAATTGTGCTATGAACGAGCGCGCCCAGGCATCTTATTGGGCGCGGATCATTGGGAGCACATTGTGTCGCGAGAACTGCGAGTTGGCGGCCGCAACGAACCGGCTGCATCAAGGACGCTACTCGGCTGGGTGGTGCACGGTACGTTACCACGTAGCGTcataacaaagaaagaaaacgtGCTTCATATATACGAGCGGGAGCACGACGGACTGCATAACCTCGTGGAAGATCACTTCAAAATAGAAGCGCTCGGCGTCACACCAGAACCAAGAGTGAGTGACGCAGATCGACGAGCCATCGCCACATTGAAGACGTCTATAAGGAAGATAGACTGCGGGTACGAAGTCGGCTTGCCGTGGCGACAAGACAACACCGCCATGCCGCCGAGCTACAACGCGGCACTTCGACGCCTGCGACAAATCGAGCACAAGATGGACGCCTCGCCTGAATTTGCCCGCGAATATACTGCACAGGTGAATAACCTTATAGAAAAAGGATACGCAGTGAGGTGCGACGGGTCAGAATCATCGAGCCCCGTCTGTTGGTACCTCCCTCACTTCGCGGTGCAGAACCCGAACAAGCCTGGCAAGCAGAGGTTGGTGTTCGACGCAGCGGCGACAAGTCACGGGGTGAGTCTGAACGACCACTTACTGGAAGGCCCTGACATGTTGATGTCTCTGCCCGGAATAATGTTTCGGTTCCGGGAGAGCGCTGTAGCAGTCACAGCGGACATACAAGAAATGTTCCTGCGAATCAAGATCCGTGCCGAAGATCAGTCAGCGCAGCAATTTCTGTGGCGCGGTAACGACCGAACCAACCCGCCGCAGCGATTTAAGATGACCAGCATGATCTTCGGTGCAGCGAGTTCACCATTCATGGCGCACTTCGTAAGGAATCACAACGCCAACGTGCATGCGCAGCTGTATCCCAGAGCAGCGGAGGCCATCACCAAATATCACTATATGGACGACTTGGTGGCCAGCTACGATACACCCGGAGAAGCGCACGAAGCCATAGAGGAAATGAAGACGGTGCACGCGGCGGCGGGATTCACTCTGCGCGGTTGGAACTCGAACGACGAGAGTGTGCTTCGCGACGTGCCCCAGAGTTGCGCTCGAATCAGCCCACGCAACTGGGGAGAACATCAACACAGCAAGATATTGGGACTGCGGTGGGACCCGGAGCGAGACGAGCTGGGATTCAACACAGCAATGAGCCGAGTCCCGAAAGAAGTAAAACGCAAGTGCGCACGCCCACCAAGAGAGAAGCCCTCAGTACAGTCATGTCGATCTACGATCCACTGGGACTTCTCAGCGTGTACACCATTCGCGCCAAGATCATCCTTCAGAACTTATGGCGCTTAAAGATGTCGTGGGACGAACGGGTGCCAGAGGAAGACGGCAAGCTGTTCGCGACGTGGTTGTCGCAACTGTCGGCGATCGGTCAGTTGCGCATTCCCCGACATTATGGACCGACGAGCCACGAGCGACGCATCGAGCTCCACGTTATGTGCGACGCCAGCGAGCAGGCCTACGCAGCGGTGGCGTATTGGCGGATGGTCGGCCAAGAGAACGTTACACTCTCTTTGGTGGCCGCCAAGGCGAAGGTGGCACCGCGACGGACGCAAACGATACCCCGCCTCGAGCTGCAAGCGGCGGTAATCGGGGCGCGCCTTGCTGACGCAGTGAAGAAGGAGCATCGCATCGTGGCGGAGAGAACTATATATTGGACTGACTCCACAACAGTCATCCACTGGATCCGGAACGACGAGCGACGGTACACACCCTTCGTCGCGCATCGTCTGCGGGAGATCGCCGAGCTCACCGACAAAAGTGAGCGGCGATGGCTACCCACGACGCACAACGTCGACGATGAAGCCACTCGACTTCGGAGCGACGCCGTGAGTGAAGACAGCCGGTGGTTCCGGGGACCTGATTTCCTCCTCGAGCCCGAACAATCATGGCCCACGAGAGACGGAAGTCAGGACGACGAAGCAGAGGTCCTGCACATCACAGAGAGCCCGGAAAAGGAACGCTGGCTGCCCGACCCGACCCGCTTCTCCAAGTATGAAACATTGGTGCGAGCCACGGCGAGAGTCTTGGCGTTCGCGGACATCGCGCGACGCAAGACACCACACCTGGAAGTGGGACACCTGAAGCGGGCGGAGCTGTTATTAATGCAACAGGCGCAAAGGGAGAGCTTCGGGGAAGAGCTGCAACGATTGAAGTCTTCCCAGCCGGTACAAAGGACGAGTCGGCTATTCAAGCTGGACCCGGTGTTAGAAGATGGCGTGCTGCGAGTCCGGGGACGCATCGGAGCAGCCACAGTCCCGGATGACGCCAAACGACCGGTCATCTTGGACGGCCGACACCCCGTCACGAAGCTCATCGTGCTGCAAGAACACTGTGCCGCAGGTCACGCAAATAGGGAGCGCGTGACCAACGACCTGCGGcaaaaatattggataatacACCTGAGGCCCACCGTGCGCACCGTGGAACGAGACTGCGCACTGTGTAAGGTGCGACGCACGAAGCCGCAGCCACCGGCCACGGGAGATCTACCCCGTGCCCGCTTGGACCCGTATCATCGGCCCTTCTCCAACTGCGGAGTGGACTACTTCGGGCCGATGATAGTGAAGATCGGACGCCGGCGAGAGAAGCGTTGGGGCGCGCTGTTCACCTGTCTAACGACACGCGCCATACATCTGGAGCTCGCCGCATCCCTGTCAACGGATTCGGCCATCATGGCGTTGCGCAGGATGGCAGCAAGAAGAGGATGGCCGAAAATAATGTATTCCGACAACGCCACAAACTTCAGGGGAGCGGATGAAGAGCTACGAGCGGCCTACAAGGAGTGGCAACCCGAGCTACGCAACGTCGGGCTGCTGCATCGGATGGAGTGGCGCTTCATCCCTCCGGGCGCACCCAACCAGGGAGGTGCGTGGGAACGGTTGGTGCGATCAGTCAAAACCGCACTAACCGTCACCCTAAAGGAAAAGGCGCCGTCCGAAGAAACCCTACGGACGTTGTTGGCTGAAGCCGAACATTCAGTCAACTCAAGACCACTGACCCACGTGAGCGTCGACCCGAGGGACCCGGAGGCGCTCACGCCCAATCACTTTTGTTGGGCTCATCATCGGGCCTTCCCACAATCGGACCCTGTGAAGACGTCGATCGACGGGCATGGCGAGCGGCGCAGGCGTTGGCGGACAACTTCTGGCGCCGGTGGATAGCGGAGTACCTACCGACCCTGGTACCCCGCGGCGAGTCAACAAGAAGAGTTCGTCCGCTGCGCGTGAACGACGTGGTCGCCATCGCCGACCAACAGCTGCCGAGGAACGTGTGGCCGCTGGGGATCGTCCAGCGCACGTTCGAGGGACCCGACGGAGCCATACGAGTCGCTGAAGTCAAGACAAAGAGCGGCGTATTTCGACGCCCGGTGACGAAGATCGTCGTGCTGCACCCGGAGGAGGAGGCTGCGCGAGCTACGCCGGGGAGGATGTTAGCGACACGACGACTTCGCGGCCGCCGTGACACTGAGGCCCGTCGACGACGCTGCCTAAGGAGCGACGTTACGGGACGGCGGACGCAGCGGGACTGaagcccgcgcgccgcacgctcagcgagcgacccgtcaacgccgcatccagaggagcaacgtcgcgggacggcggtcgccgcgcgactgaggcgcgcactgcacgcgctcgacgagggacccggcgccggcgcatcgtGGAACGACGCCCCGCCCACCAGAACCCTACGGCCAATCAGAGCGACGGACGCGCCAACGAGGGAAAAACGGCGGGCCAATGGCCGAAAAGTGCGTAGGAGGCACACCCGTGCGTTATAGTGCCTCCTAAACTAGTATATAAGTCGGGCGATTGTATGCGTAGTTTGTAGTTCGaggcagaataagaaaattggtacgagataagcagattcgaaataaaccagtgaacaaATCCGTGGAAGTTTCAATACAGTCCCCAACaatgagtcaaccataaaagatagacatatgctgtcgtgggatattttttatataatttcaaggAGAagatttccgtcatacataatttctgtgtagctttaactattaaggttgcacacgcgacggaagcttaaaaaatggagtaacttctcccgttttcccaacatttcccttcactgctctgctcctattaattg harbors:
- the LOC119189305 gene encoding uncharacterized protein LOC119189305, translated to MCTPSTSTARIMSETVTKVTAKDQPRVRSPAQSVRSTASVTTRLRLAELEAAEKMAAIKRKELELEAELVKKKLALDVSAIQDDAESVQGEQPEVDVNEWLRKNPLSSRGETGESREEPRTLRFDLPRARSPTPPRAPSDMEKLAVALERMARPRVRQVDLPTFSGAVNEWLPFKAAMQDTTKLYNVSAAENIQRLRSALKGEARDVVAALLHTATDPSTIMKTLEQCFGRPEVIIDRALDELRKTSKPGSTATELNNFAIKIQNVICVLRSMDRCEYLYNPLLTREVLEKLSPHIRSRWCDYAYENEGTADPEIVVLSRFLMREADRALKYTYAPSAGTSSAAKRELRPAIAIKRKASNVYTLEQEEKQECPACSEAHVLTQCPKYKALSVEQRWNLIKEKKLCFKCANSTHRRITCKAKLCGVEQCRRPHHSSLHQAEKKPENTEVRDKEQVLSVTPKTNVGARTVLLKMCPVVVAGPRGEVRTHALLDEGATVTLMDEDLAEKIGADGPTQALHLSGVNMAQKEKASKLVTVRIRGVTEDEPHSIRARTIKHLKLHQQTIPAVLMKLKHLRDLPEELCYERARPGILLGADHWEHIVSRELRVGGRNEPAASRTLLGWVVHGTLPRSVITKKENVLHIYEREHDGLHNLVEDHFKIEALGVTPEPRVSDADRRAIATLKTSIRKIDCGYEVGLPWRQDNTAMPPSYNAALRRLRQIEHKMDASPEFAREYTAQVNNLIEKGYAVRCDGSESSSPVCWYLPHFAVQNPNKPGKQRLVFDAAATSHGVSLNDHLLEGPDMLMSLPGIMFRFRESAVAVTADIQEMFLRIKIRAEDQSAQQFLWRGNDRTNPPQRFKMTSMIFGAASSPFMAHFVRNHNANVHAQLYPRAAEAITKYHYMDDLVASYDTPGEAHEAIEEMKTVHAAAGFTLRGWNSNDESVLRDVPQSCARISPRNWGEHQHSKILGLRWDPERDELGFNTAMSRVPKEVKRKCARPPREKPSVQSCRSTIHWDFSACTPFAPRSSFRTYGA
- the LOC119189308 gene encoding uncharacterized protein LOC119189308, which produces MSWDERVPEEDGKLFATWLSQLSAIGQLRIPRHYGPTSHERRIELHVMCDASEQAYAAVAYWRMVGQENVTLSLVAAKAKVAPRRTQTIPRLELQAAVIGARLADAVKKEHRIVAERTIYWTDSTTVIHWIRNDERRYTPFVAHRLREIAELTDKSERRWLPTTHNVDDEATRLRSDAVSEDSRWFRGPDFLLEPEQSWPTRDGSQDDEAEVLHITESPEKERWLPDPTRFSKYETLVRATARVLAFADIARRKTPHLEVGHLKRAELLLMQQAQRESFGEELQRLKSSQPVQRTSRLFKLDPVLEDGVLRVRGRIGAATVPDDAKRPVILDGRHPVTKLIVLQEHCAAGHANRERVTNDLRQKYWIIHLRPTVRTVERDCALCKVRRTKPQPPATGDLPRARLDPYHRPFSNCGVDYFGPMIVKIGRRREKRWGALFTCLTTRAIHLELAASLSTDSAIMALRRMAARRGWPKIMYSDNATNFRGADEELRAAYKEWQPELRNVGLLHRMEWRFIPPGAPNQGGAWERLVRSVKTALTVTLKEKAPSEETLRTLLAEAEHSVNSRPLTHVSVDPRDPEALTPNHFYVDRRAWRAAQALADNFWRRWIAEYLPTLVPRGESTRRVRPLRVNDVVAIADQQLPRNVWPLGIVQRTFEGPDGAIRVAEVKTKSGVFRRPVTKIVVLHPEEEAARATPGRMLATRRLRGRRDTEARRRRCLRSDVTGRRTQRD